One Chloroflexota bacterium DNA window includes the following coding sequences:
- a CDS encoding Rieske 2Fe-2S domain-containing protein, with amino-acid sequence MTEITYADFERVGPGTLAGRYLRRFWQPVSRVKDLKPGYAQPIELMGERFTLYRGEGGDPHLVAFRCAHRGTQLSVGWVEGDCIRCRYHGWMYDGSGQCVEMPGEDEAYAARVTIRTYPVCEYLGLVFAYLGEGDPPPLRRFPDFERPGLVETGVPEIWPCSYFSRIDNDPGHVPYTHRESQLRAGRSAQIGDRSTTVTETEYGVRSAVLAPGRPPFYIHFHMPNINQTRSVVRVEGTMEDAQRLFVDRLFWRVPINDDRCISFVVDFLHLTGEEAQAYAQRRQRSEEAEGPSPNEIGEAILRGNLRVEDVAPETSMYKLFWIEDYVTQVGQGPSRERPPERLASIDQTVILKRAIWERELKALADGRPLKEWTEPAGLADMSSVGG; translated from the coding sequence ATGACCGAGATCACCTACGCCGATTTCGAGCGGGTCGGCCCGGGAACCCTCGCCGGCCGCTATCTGCGCCGGTTTTGGCAGCCGGTTTCCCGCGTCAAGGACCTGAAGCCCGGTTATGCGCAGCCCATCGAGCTGATGGGCGAGCGCTTCACCCTGTATCGCGGGGAGGGCGGCGACCCCCACCTGGTCGCGTTCCGCTGTGCGCATCGGGGCACCCAGCTTTCTGTGGGCTGGGTCGAGGGCGACTGCATCCGCTGCCGTTACCACGGCTGGATGTACGACGGGTCCGGCCAGTGCGTAGAGATGCCCGGAGAGGACGAGGCGTACGCGGCCCGGGTCACGATTCGCACGTACCCCGTTTGCGAGTATTTGGGGCTCGTCTTCGCCTACCTGGGCGAGGGCGATCCGCCACCCCTGCGCCGCTTCCCCGACTTCGAGCGCCCGGGGCTCGTCGAGACGGGCGTGCCGGAGATCTGGCCGTGCAGCTACTTCAGCCGCATCGACAACGATCCGGGCCACGTCCCGTACACGCACCGGGAGTCGCAGCTCCGGGCCGGCCGCTCGGCGCAGATCGGCGACCGCTCCACGACGGTGACGGAAACGGAGTACGGCGTGCGGAGCGCCGTGCTCGCCCCCGGGCGGCCGCCTTTCTACATCCACTTCCATATGCCCAATATCAACCAGACGCGGTCCGTCGTGCGCGTGGAGGGGACTATGGAAGACGCGCAGCGGCTGTTCGTCGACCGGCTCTTCTGGCGCGTCCCCATCAACGACGATCGCTGCATCAGCTTTGTTGTGGACTTCCTGCATCTGACGGGCGAGGAGGCACAGGCGTACGCGCAGCGTCGCCAGAGGTCGGAGGAGGCCGAGGGCCCATCGCCGAACGAAATCGGGGAGGCGATCCTTCGCGGGAACCTGCGCGTGGAGGATGTGGCGCCCGAGACGAGCATGTACAAGCTGTTCTGGATCGAGGACTACGTCACGCAGGTCGGCCAGGGCCCGTCGCGCGAGCGTCCGCCTGAGCGGCTCGCCAGCATCGACCAGACGGTGATCCTCAAGCGGGCCATCTGGGAGCGGGAGCTGAAGGCGTTGGCCGACGGACGACCGCTGAAGGAGTGGACCGAGCCGGCGGGCCTTGCGGACATGAGCAGCGTCGGCGGGTGA
- a CDS encoding amidohydrolase family protein, translated as MMKHGLQVFDTDTHIAPSAEALRPYLPSSVLERIPDLDEHRVPIRITRAGKTMQPPYRHWYRFRGAGMDEGGGWGTDPPRYLGESEPRPGVTRAYGKNMAEIYPTDGSDDDDPQARLRDMDAEGVDAHFMVGGAPTHPEPDIAMEFLRAGHRFLNDFCAADEHRLKAGLTVTPAAVEQSVEEIRRWGRSRWCVAVEPHLPLNYPLDHPDLNPIWAAAQDENLAVIHHSFSAGYPGHRDLWSNPFLGRLASHPWGAMRAVAAFFGAGIMDRFPNLRFGILESGIGWLPFWAQRMDDQAVYMGYVAEGLEHTMSEYMTGGRFFAATVLHEGERMVRMVTELLGDHILTFGSDYSHPESRFPNSAEIPFEWRGLTPDQLRKLLWDNAVRFFGEP; from the coding sequence ATGATGAAGCACGGGCTGCAGGTGTTTGACACGGATACTCACATCGCGCCATCCGCCGAGGCGCTTCGCCCCTACCTGCCGAGCAGCGTTCTGGAGCGCATTCCGGACCTGGACGAGCACCGCGTGCCCATCCGCATCACCCGTGCTGGGAAGACCATGCAGCCCCCGTACCGACACTGGTACCGCTTCCGCGGCGCGGGCATGGACGAAGGCGGCGGTTGGGGGACCGACCCCCCGCGGTACTTGGGAGAGTCGGAACCGCGGCCTGGCGTCACGCGCGCGTACGGGAAAAACATGGCCGAGATCTACCCGACAGATGGAAGCGACGACGACGATCCGCAGGCGCGCCTCCGCGACATGGATGCCGAGGGCGTGGACGCGCATTTCATGGTGGGCGGGGCTCCCACCCACCCCGAGCCCGACATCGCCATGGAGTTTCTCCGCGCCGGACACCGGTTTCTGAACGATTTTTGCGCCGCCGACGAGCACCGCCTGAAAGCCGGGCTCACGGTCACCCCAGCGGCCGTGGAGCAGTCCGTCGAGGAGATCAGGCGATGGGGGCGCAGCCGCTGGTGCGTCGCCGTGGAGCCCCACCTGCCCCTCAACTACCCGCTCGACCACCCGGATCTCAATCCGATCTGGGCAGCCGCGCAGGACGAGAACCTGGCCGTAATCCACCACAGTTTTTCGGCCGGGTATCCTGGCCACCGCGACCTGTGGTCCAATCCCTTCCTGGGGCGGTTGGCGTCGCACCCGTGGGGGGCCATGCGCGCGGTCGCCGCGTTCTTCGGGGCGGGCATCATGGACCGCTTCCCGAATCTCCGATTCGGCATCCTGGAATCGGGCATCGGCTGGCTCCCATTCTGGGCCCAGCGGATGGACGACCAGGCTGTCTATATGGGGTACGTCGCTGAAGGCCTCGAGCACACGATGAGCGAGTACATGACCGGCGGGCGATTTTTCGCCGCGACCGTGCTGCACGAGGGCGAGCGGATGGTGCGGATGGTCACCGAGCTGCTGGGCGACCACATCCTGACCTTCGGATCAGACTACTCGCACCCGGAATCGCGCTTTCCCAACTCGGCCGAGATCCCATTCGAATGGAGGGGCCTCACTCCAGATCAGCTACGGAAGCTCCTCTGGGACAACGCGGTGCGGTTCTTCGGCGAGCCGTAG
- a CDS encoding NAD(P)-dependent oxidoreductase gives MPTRVGFIGLGQMGKPIATNIQNAGFDLAVYDVRQEPMDELVRLGAVAAASPRELGARSEIIALAVPDDRAVEEALVGKHGALDAAVSGTVVAIHSTIHPDTARRLAARGRQRGVEVIDAQMSGGQTGARARTLCFMVGGPRDAFERCRPVLEASGENIFHMGDLGMGAAAKAAQQAITVVNILAAVEGFRIAETAGVDLESFQKLLAVSAGQSYMTDRWLQHYRPMATTDPRPFYRGLRAVLGLAFDLDVPAPATALAQQVIPWALMEQ, from the coding sequence GTGCCGACTCGAGTCGGGTTCATCGGCCTCGGCCAGATGGGCAAACCCATCGCGACCAACATTCAGAACGCGGGGTTTGACCTCGCCGTCTACGACGTTCGCCAGGAGCCGATGGACGAGCTTGTCCGCCTCGGCGCCGTGGCGGCCGCGTCCCCGCGCGAGTTGGGTGCGCGCAGCGAGATCATCGCTCTCGCTGTGCCGGACGATCGGGCTGTGGAGGAGGCGCTGGTCGGCAAACACGGCGCCCTCGACGCCGCAGTGTCGGGAACCGTCGTCGCCATCCACAGCACCATCCACCCGGACACGGCGCGCCGCCTCGCCGCGCGCGGGCGTCAGCGCGGCGTCGAGGTCATCGATGCGCAGATGAGCGGCGGCCAGACCGGGGCCCGGGCGCGCACCCTCTGCTTCATGGTGGGCGGACCGAGGGACGCGTTCGAGCGCTGTCGCCCCGTGCTGGAGGCCTCCGGAGAGAACATCTTTCACATGGGCGACCTCGGCATGGGGGCGGCGGCCAAGGCGGCGCAGCAGGCCATCACCGTCGTGAACATCCTCGCCGCCGTCGAAGGGTTCCGGATCGCCGAGACGGCCGGCGTGGACCTCGAGTCGTTCCAGAAGCTGCTGGCGGTGAGCGCGGGCCAGAGCTACATGACGGACCGCTGGCTGCAGCACTATCGTCCCATGGCGACGACGGACCCGCGCCCCTTTTACCGGGGGCTCCGCGCTGTGTTGGGGCTCGCCTTCGACCTCGACGTCCCCGCGCCCGCGACGGCGCTGGCGCAGCAGGTCATCCCGTGGGCCCTGATGGAGCAGTGA
- a CDS encoding amidohydrolase family protein, whose amino-acid sequence MFNGVKVLDVHSHIHDIPMIDRSQAPRLSYQFWHDLWYIQGLGAAKPLPSPIAPGKHSDRPGNRDEDFQAVAAALAKYLEVRKIDAQIISPHPLQFHGWMEDDIQFKSWIAYQNDLAFKIVQAKPDVFLGSCQLPQRANQKDTEHCLEELDRCVTELGFVAAYVSPDPNGKGNTPPMHSPYWFPLYQRCQDLGVPIIVHGTDVVDPKFHAWEMNRYFEFGFMVPQSIAMATLRQHPEVFERFPGLRIIICHCGGFIDRLGENAAFRAKEHRDRVAGGLFFDTAAYDTDFLALAIKQRGFTQFTFGTEAPGSGVEIRPGTNRTADDLVPMFESDPALSFLTDEQKKDILHSTPARLAPGLADAAAQNAKARAKAY is encoded by the coding sequence GTGTTCAACGGGGTCAAAGTCCTGGACGTCCACAGCCACATCCACGACATTCCCATGATCGATCGCAGCCAGGCTCCTCGCCTGAGCTATCAGTTCTGGCACGACCTCTGGTACATCCAGGGCCTCGGCGCGGCCAAGCCATTGCCGAGCCCCATCGCCCCGGGTAAGCACTCCGACCGTCCCGGCAACCGAGATGAGGATTTCCAGGCGGTGGCGGCTGCGCTCGCCAAGTATCTCGAGGTCCGAAAGATCGACGCCCAGATCATCAGCCCGCATCCGCTCCAGTTCCACGGCTGGATGGAAGACGACATCCAGTTCAAAAGCTGGATTGCCTACCAGAACGACCTGGCGTTCAAAATCGTCCAGGCCAAGCCGGACGTGTTCCTGGGATCGTGTCAGCTCCCACAGCGCGCCAACCAGAAGGACACGGAGCACTGCCTGGAGGAGCTGGACCGCTGCGTTACCGAGCTCGGCTTCGTGGCTGCCTACGTGTCGCCCGACCCGAACGGGAAGGGCAACACGCCGCCCATGCACTCACCCTACTGGTTCCCGCTGTACCAGCGGTGCCAGGACCTGGGTGTGCCGATCATCGTGCACGGAACGGACGTCGTCGATCCGAAGTTTCACGCCTGGGAGATGAACCGCTACTTCGAATTCGGCTTCATGGTTCCGCAGTCCATCGCGATGGCGACGCTGCGACAGCATCCCGAGGTGTTCGAGCGATTTCCCGGCCTCCGCATCATCATTTGCCACTGCGGCGGCTTCATCGACCGCCTCGGCGAGAACGCGGCGTTCCGAGCGAAGGAGCATCGGGATCGCGTGGCGGGCGGACTGTTCTTTGATACCGCCGCCTACGATACGGACTTCCTCGCGCTGGCCATCAAGCAGCGCGGCTTCACGCAGTTCACCTTTGGGACCGAGGCCCCGGGCTCCGGTGTCGAGATCAGGCCCGGCACCAACCGCACCGCGGACGACCTCGTCCCGATGTTCGAGAGCGATCCTGCCCTGAGCTTCCTGACCGACGAGCAGAAGAAAGACATCCTGCACAGCACTCCCGCCAGGCTTGCGCCCGGGCTGGCTGACGCCGCCGCACAGAACGCGAAGGCCAGAGCAAAGGCGTACTGA
- a CDS encoding ABC transporter substrate-binding protein, producing MHRAAAIVGLIVLVGACAQPTARQGGAASSPASTGATRSEPRTMILAFRYEKNDLCTKTLTQAGQEYRPLFNAGLALVDGSGALKPQLAVEVPQLNTESWRVFPDGMETTWRLKPGLTWHDGEPLTADDFVFAWRAYTAPGLGIFSPAPQDHIDQVTAPDPQTVVLHWSALYPDADKLTEDEFPPLPRHILSNAFEAFQQDAGARDAFVNHRFWNDGYVGAGPYRLERLEPGSELEGSAFAGYALGRPKVDRVVARIMDSENTVLSAVLSESIQVATGITLRFEHALVLQREWGATKRGVVSMAPSRLVNNLVQFRPEFQRTPALFDVRVRRALVHSLDLQGLNDALFEGQSINPQHFALPGTPNYDLIDRTVTKYPFDPRLTEQDMSEAGFAKDRDGYFANPAGERFRPDFQVLTGTQFERGGAIMADTWQRAGIDVQLSILPAVQVRQNEVRDAFPGISTPGAAGGSERGTLEYLTSRQIGKPENGWTGANRGAWSNPDYDRLWDAYNVTLDRAERDRIAAQMLKMVSDELPAWPIYWDFNVMANLATVTGPALGIANTSTNFWNIHEWEMR from the coding sequence ATGCATCGAGCGGCAGCGATCGTCGGACTGATTGTGCTCGTCGGCGCGTGCGCGCAGCCGACCGCGCGCCAGGGCGGAGCGGCTTCGTCTCCGGCGTCCACCGGGGCGACGCGGAGTGAGCCGCGCACCATGATCCTCGCGTTCCGCTACGAGAAAAACGACCTATGCACGAAGACGCTTACCCAGGCCGGGCAGGAGTACCGCCCGCTCTTCAACGCGGGGCTGGCGCTCGTCGATGGCTCCGGCGCGCTGAAGCCGCAGCTCGCGGTGGAGGTCCCCCAGCTCAACACGGAGAGCTGGCGCGTTTTCCCGGACGGGATGGAAACGACCTGGAGGCTAAAACCGGGCCTCACGTGGCACGATGGCGAGCCGCTGACGGCCGACGACTTCGTTTTCGCCTGGCGCGCCTACACCGCACCAGGGCTCGGGATCTTCTCGCCCGCGCCCCAGGACCACATCGACCAGGTGACCGCGCCCGACCCGCAGACGGTCGTCCTTCACTGGAGCGCGCTGTATCCCGACGCCGACAAGCTCACCGAGGACGAATTCCCGCCGCTGCCGCGCCACATCCTCTCCAACGCCTTCGAAGCGTTCCAACAGGACGCGGGCGCGCGGGACGCTTTCGTGAACCACCGCTTTTGGAACGACGGTTACGTCGGCGCTGGCCCGTATCGGCTGGAGCGCCTGGAGCCGGGCTCCGAGCTGGAAGGCTCCGCGTTCGCGGGATACGCGCTGGGCCGACCCAAGGTCGATCGGGTGGTCGCGCGCATCATGGACAGCGAAAACACGGTGCTCTCGGCCGTCCTGTCCGAGTCGATCCAGGTCGCGACCGGGATCACGCTGCGCTTCGAGCATGCGCTGGTGCTCCAGCGTGAGTGGGGCGCGACGAAGCGCGGCGTCGTGTCGATGGCGCCATCGCGGCTCGTGAACAATCTGGTGCAGTTTCGGCCGGAGTTCCAGCGCACGCCAGCGCTGTTCGACGTGCGGGTGCGGCGCGCGCTGGTGCACTCCCTCGACCTCCAGGGACTGAACGACGCCCTTTTCGAGGGCCAGAGCATCAATCCGCAGCACTTCGCCCTGCCGGGCACGCCGAACTACGATCTCATCGACCGGACCGTGACCAAGTATCCGTTTGATCCGCGTCTGACCGAGCAGGACATGAGCGAGGCCGGGTTCGCGAAGGATCGCGATGGGTACTTCGCCAATCCAGCGGGCGAGCGCTTTCGCCCCGACTTCCAGGTCCTCACGGGGACGCAGTTTGAGCGGGGTGGCGCCATCATGGCCGACACGTGGCAGCGCGCCGGCATCGACGTGCAACTCTCGATCCTGCCGGCCGTGCAGGTGCGGCAGAACGAAGTGCGCGACGCGTTTCCCGGCATCTCGACGCCCGGGGCGGCGGGCGGAAGCGAGCGAGGAACGCTGGAATACTTGACGAGCCGCCAGATCGGGAAGCCGGAGAATGGGTGGACCGGCGCGAACCGCGGCGCATGGTCGAATCCCGACTACGACCGGTTGTGGGACGCGTACAACGTGACCCTCGACCGCGCCGAGCGCGATCGCATCGCCGCGCAGATGCTGAAGATGGTGAGCGATGAGCTGCCCGCGTGGCCCATCTACTGGGACTTCAACGTGATGGCCAACCTGGCGACGGTGACGGGCCCGGCGCTTGGCATCGCCAACACGTCGACGAACTTCTGGAACATCCACGAGTGGGAGATGCGGTAG
- a CDS encoding ABC transporter substrate-binding protein, producing MRLDLTSIVLLIALGLAACGPGPAPTTGGAPRGDSGTAGDPSSRTLGIIMRVEPPTMMDSAVDRSAVHKPLFSAGLGYWNLQNEPYPVLAEKLPTLNTDTWKVTPDGKMETTYRLRRDLTWHDGTPLTAEDFAFGWRVEVARVDWGLDQTSAELRQTDEVVAPDTQTVVIRWKRPYMLAAAPDLLPFPRAMLQASLDQGDGDAFGNLAYWTTDYVGAGPFRVEHWERGAFIEGVAFDKFALGKPKIGRVRLTWNNDPNVTVTRLMAGDADVALDGSLRFDQARTLKEQWVPQTNGTLLLNPTSLRYIQVQARPDYVNPKALLDVRVRRAVLQSIDRSALAETMLDDSSMVADTIPPPSEPYFPDVSKAITKYPYDLRAAEQNMAQAGFTKGPDGVYVSPTDGRMHLEVRGVSGGQEEQDTTIVAGNLHDGGFDPAIMLLPSSTRAVDDKTKGTFPALTLNNNTLQIGLGLNKWLTTNIGGPDDNWVGGNRMGWSDPEFDRIYDQWTTTLDRAESNRLMVQMMKRLSDELPSLPLYYNFQIVAYSGAITGPEPITPDSTRFGNIHEWAWK from the coding sequence GTGAGACTCGATCTGACATCCATCGTGTTGCTGATCGCCCTGGGTCTGGCAGCGTGTGGACCGGGGCCGGCGCCCACGACCGGCGGCGCGCCGCGCGGGGATTCGGGGACCGCCGGCGATCCGTCGAGCCGCACCCTCGGCATCATCATGCGGGTCGAGCCGCCGACCATGATGGACTCCGCCGTTGACCGGAGCGCCGTGCACAAGCCGCTCTTCAGCGCCGGGCTCGGCTACTGGAACCTCCAGAATGAGCCGTACCCGGTCCTCGCCGAGAAGCTTCCCACCTTGAACACCGACACGTGGAAGGTGACGCCCGATGGGAAGATGGAGACGACGTACCGCCTGCGGCGTGACCTCACCTGGCACGACGGAACGCCCCTCACGGCCGAGGATTTCGCCTTCGGCTGGCGCGTCGAGGTGGCGCGGGTCGACTGGGGGCTCGACCAGACGAGCGCGGAGCTCCGCCAGACGGACGAGGTAGTCGCGCCGGATACTCAAACGGTCGTCATTCGGTGGAAGCGTCCATATATGCTCGCCGCGGCCCCTGACCTCTTGCCATTCCCGCGCGCGATGCTGCAGGCGTCGCTCGATCAGGGAGACGGCGACGCCTTCGGCAACCTTGCCTACTGGACCACCGACTACGTCGGCGCGGGGCCGTTCCGTGTGGAGCACTGGGAGCGCGGCGCGTTTATCGAGGGAGTCGCGTTTGACAAGTTCGCCCTCGGCAAGCCGAAGATCGGCCGGGTGCGCCTCACGTGGAACAACGATCCCAACGTGACCGTCACACGCCTCATGGCGGGCGACGCGGACGTTGCCCTCGATGGCTCGCTGCGCTTCGATCAAGCCCGAACGCTGAAGGAGCAGTGGGTCCCACAGACGAACGGGACCCTGCTGCTGAACCCGACCAGTCTTCGCTACATCCAGGTCCAGGCGCGGCCCGACTACGTGAACCCGAAGGCGCTGCTCGACGTGCGCGTCCGGCGCGCGGTCCTGCAATCCATCGACCGATCCGCGTTGGCTGAGACGATGCTGGACGATAGCTCCATGGTTGCCGATACGATCCCCCCGCCGAGCGAGCCCTATTTCCCCGACGTGAGTAAGGCCATCACCAAGTACCCGTACGACCTGCGCGCGGCCGAGCAGAACATGGCCCAGGCCGGCTTCACGAAAGGACCAGACGGCGTGTACGTGAGCCCAACCGATGGCCGGATGCACCTCGAGGTTCGTGGCGTGTCTGGGGGTCAGGAAGAGCAGGACACGACCATCGTCGCCGGGAACCTTCACGACGGTGGTTTCGATCCCGCGATCATGCTGCTGCCCTCGTCCACGCGGGCCGTCGACGACAAGACCAAGGGGACCTTTCCGGCGCTGACGCTGAACAACAACACGCTCCAGATCGGGCTCGGCCTCAACAAGTGGCTCACGACCAACATCGGCGGACCGGACGACAACTGGGTCGGCGGGAACCGAATGGGCTGGTCGGACCCGGAGTTTGACCGGATCTACGACCAGTGGACCACGACCCTGGACCGCGCGGAGTCGAACCGGCTCATGGTGCAGATGATGAAGCGGCTAAGCGACGAGCTACCCTCGCTCCCGCTCTACTACAATTTCCAGATCGTCGCGTACTCGGGCGCGATCACCGGACCGGAGCCGATCACGCCGGACAGCACCCGGTTCGGGAACATCCACGAGTGGGCGTGGAAATGA